From a region of the Thermus caldilimi genome:
- a CDS encoding M3 family oligoendopeptidase, whose protein sequence is MEWDLADLYAGPEDPRLEGDLAEALRLAEGLDPQDLLDPKGAEALFRRYEEALEKAYRPLNYASLYFATRTQDPVAKALLDRVRNRYTEVRNRLLPLEVALRKLPEEAFQALLDHPGLADLRHFLERQRAYAPHTLSEREEELLNLKGLVGRSAWSQFYTEYTGRFRFRVGEKELTEMEVRALRRDPDPKVRREAHRELYGKLLAEAPTLGAVFNAVYLDYLQDLRLRGYRHPLEPVALRDEVEVKDIEALLEATRAHYGLVEAYYRWKARRLGGEKVPSPDLLAPLTREKPQVPFEEAKALVLEAFRRFSPEVERIAREFFEKHWIDAYPRPGKRGGAFCSGGLPSTHPYVLLNHTDDLDAAHTLAHELGHGVHFYLARKQRLLNFGASTPLAETASVFAEILLDDLLLERLSQEEKTLLLAERVEDAVNTLFRQVMYTFFERRSLEARKEAALSPEAFHRIWQEEQEGLYGEAVAWTELDQAAWAGIPHFVHYRFYTYSYALGYLVVLALYGKYREEGEAFVPKYLGILEAGESASPKEILARAGVDLGSEAFFRYGFGVLESWLKALP, encoded by the coding sequence GTGGAGTGGGATCTCGCAGATCTCTATGCCGGCCCCGAGGACCCCAGGCTGGAAGGGGACCTGGCCGAAGCCCTGCGCCTGGCGGAAGGGCTGGACCCTCAGGACCTCCTGGACCCCAAGGGGGCGGAAGCCCTCTTCCGCCGCTACGAGGAAGCCCTGGAGAAGGCCTACCGGCCCCTGAACTACGCCTCCCTCTACTTCGCCACCCGCACCCAGGACCCGGTGGCGAAAGCCCTCCTGGACCGGGTGCGAAACCGCTACACCGAGGTGCGCAACCGCCTCCTGCCCCTGGAGGTGGCCCTGCGCAAGCTCCCTGAGGAGGCCTTCCAGGCCCTCCTGGACCACCCCGGCCTGGCGGACCTCCGCCACTTCCTGGAAAGGCAAAGGGCCTACGCCCCCCACACCCTTTCCGAGCGGGAGGAAGAGCTCCTAAACCTCAAGGGCCTGGTGGGCAGGAGCGCCTGGAGCCAGTTCTACACGGAGTACACCGGCCGCTTCCGCTTCCGGGTGGGGGAAAAGGAGCTCACCGAGATGGAGGTGCGGGCCCTGAGGCGGGACCCCGACCCCAAGGTGCGCCGGGAGGCCCACCGGGAGCTATACGGGAAGCTCCTGGCCGAGGCCCCCACCCTGGGCGCCGTCTTCAACGCGGTCTATTTGGACTATCTCCAGGACCTGCGCCTCCGGGGCTACCGCCACCCCCTGGAGCCCGTGGCCCTCCGGGACGAGGTGGAGGTAAAGGACATCGAGGCCCTCCTCGAGGCCACCCGGGCCCACTACGGCCTGGTGGAGGCCTACTACCGCTGGAAGGCCAGGCGCTTGGGCGGGGAAAAGGTGCCAAGCCCCGACCTCCTCGCCCCCCTCACCCGGGAAAAGCCCCAGGTGCCCTTCGAGGAGGCCAAGGCGCTGGTCCTGGAGGCCTTCCGCCGCTTCTCCCCCGAGGTGGAAAGGATCGCCCGGGAATTCTTTGAGAAGCATTGGATCGACGCCTACCCCCGCCCTGGCAAGCGGGGCGGGGCCTTCTGCTCTGGGGGGCTTCCCTCCACTCACCCCTACGTCCTCCTCAACCACACCGACGACCTGGACGCCGCTCACACCCTGGCCCACGAGCTGGGGCACGGGGTGCACTTCTACCTGGCCAGGAAGCAACGCCTCCTCAACTTCGGGGCCTCCACCCCCCTGGCGGAAACCGCCAGCGTCTTCGCGGAGATCCTCCTGGACGACCTCCTCTTGGAAAGGCTTTCCCAGGAGGAAAAGACCCTCCTCCTGGCAGAAAGGGTGGAGGATGCGGTGAACACCCTCTTCCGCCAGGTCATGTACACCTTCTTCGAGAGGCGGAGCCTCGAGGCCCGCAAGGAAGCGGCCCTCTCCCCCGAGGCCTTCCACCGGATCTGGCAGGAGGAGCAAGAGGGGCTCTACGGGGAGGCGGTGGCGTGGACCGAGCTGGACCAAGCGGCCTGGGCCGGCATTCCCCACTTCGTCCACTACCGCTTCTACACCTACAGCTACGCCCTGGGCTACCTGGTGGTCCTGGCCCTTTACGGGAAGTACCGAGAGGAGGGGGAAGCTTTCGTGCCTAAGTACCTGGGAATCCTCGAGGCGGGGGAAAGCGCTAGCCCCAAGGAAATCCTGGCCAGGGCCGGGGTGGACCTGGGCTCCGAGGCCTTCTTCCGCTACGGCTTCGGGGTCTTGGAGTCTTGGCTTAAAGCCCTGCCCTAG
- the truD gene encoding tRNA pseudouridine(13) synthase TruD, whose protein sequence is MDLVFRPGRYPYLTQDLPGVGGMIRLLPQDFQVEEVPAYLPSGEGEHLYFLLEKEGLTTRQVVEFLRDEVGVPEKEIGVAGLKDKRAQTRQWFSIPRKHEDALCLLENLKGTRLLEANLHTNKLRTGHLKGNHFRILIRGAHGVEQARAILKTLEAKGIPNYYGPQRFGLEGQNPVKGYELVKKGKGRGNPWLKRFLIGSLQSLLFNDWVALRMERGLYDRVIPGDWAKKHATGGEFLVEREEEVERSLRLEISATGPLFGKKYPEARGEARALEDEILARYDLKREEFRARRGARRPIRIPLTEWTLEETPEGLWLTFFLPKGSYATSLLREVMKVEVDAPEEEEALGRAKPSPSPG, encoded by the coding sequence ATGGACCTCGTCTTTCGCCCCGGGCGCTACCCCTACCTCACCCAGGACCTTCCCGGCGTGGGGGGTATGATCCGCCTTCTTCCCCAGGACTTCCAGGTGGAGGAGGTGCCCGCCTACCTGCCCAGCGGGGAAGGGGAACACCTCTACTTCCTCCTGGAGAAGGAAGGCTTAACCACGCGCCAGGTGGTGGAGTTCCTGCGGGACGAGGTGGGGGTCCCGGAAAAGGAGATCGGGGTGGCGGGGCTTAAGGATAAGCGCGCCCAAACCCGGCAGTGGTTCTCCATCCCCCGCAAACACGAGGATGCCCTCTGCTTGCTGGAAAACCTTAAGGGAACCCGGCTTCTGGAAGCCAACCTGCACACCAACAAGCTGCGCACGGGGCACCTCAAGGGAAACCACTTCCGCATTCTCATTCGCGGAGCTCACGGCGTGGAACAGGCCCGGGCCATCCTGAAGACCCTCGAGGCCAAGGGCATCCCCAACTATTACGGCCCCCAGCGCTTTGGCCTCGAGGGGCAGAACCCGGTCAAGGGCTACGAGCTGGTGAAGAAGGGCAAGGGAAGGGGAAACCCCTGGCTCAAGCGCTTCCTGATTGGAAGCCTGCAAAGCCTCCTCTTCAACGACTGGGTGGCCCTGAGGATGGAAAGGGGGCTTTACGACCGGGTCATCCCCGGGGACTGGGCCAAGAAGCACGCCACCGGGGGAGAGTTTCTGGTGGAACGGGAAGAGGAAGTGGAAAGGTCTTTAAGGCTCGAGATCAGCGCCACGGGGCCCCTCTTCGGCAAGAAGTACCCGGAGGCCCGGGGGGAGGCCCGGGCCCTGGAGGACGAGATCCTGGCCCGCTATGACCTGAAGCGGGAAGAGTTCCGCGCCCGCCGGGGGGCAAGGAGGCCCATCCGCATCCCCCTTACGGAGTGGACCCTGGAGGAAACCCCAGAAGGGCTTTGGCTAACCTTCTTCCTGCCCAAGGGCAGCTACGCCACCAGCCTCCTCAGGGAGGTGATGAAGGTGGAGGTGGATGCTCCGGAAGAGGAAGAAGCCCTGGGGAGGGCTAAACCCTCCCCCAGCCCCGGGTAG
- a CDS encoding integrase core domain-containing protein encodes MQLTSFGRAIGQGASQGTRLAEAGAGDPDVQERLRKVKLVKALRESKRSWEEIREFLGISRATYYRWERALREKGLAGLKPKSRRPRRLRGKVHWRPELLSRVEELRRENPTWGRWPIWLTLRQEGFRLGERTVGRILAYLEGRGRVERVACFLARRGRGKARGRPRRPYARGKPRGYEAQAPGDLVQVDTLIVSLGPGEVVRHFSAVDLFTRYALGEVHSRATARLAGEFLSRLVAQAPFPIRAVQVDGGSEFMAEFEETCRRLGVALFVLPPRSPKLNGHVERLQRTFREEFYTRALPTRVSELQAELNAYLDHYNRRRPHRALGGLAPLEFLAKIWGESVPQGVSNVVANYKSLQRAMDMG; translated from the coding sequence ATGCAGCTTACCTCGTTTGGCCGAGCGATAGGGCAAGGGGCTAGCCAAGGGACAAGACTGGCCGAAGCGGGGGCAGGCGACCCGGATGTCCAGGAACGCCTTCGCAAGGTGAAGTTGGTGAAAGCCCTGCGGGAGAGCAAGCGGAGCTGGGAAGAGATTCGGGAGTTTTTAGGCATCAGCCGGGCCACCTACTACCGTTGGGAAAGGGCTTTGAGGGAGAAGGGGCTAGCCGGACTCAAGCCCAAGTCCCGCCGCCCCCGGCGCCTGCGGGGAAAGGTGCACTGGAGGCCCGAGCTTCTTTCGCGGGTGGAGGAGCTGAGGAGGGAGAACCCCACCTGGGGGCGGTGGCCCATCTGGCTCACCTTGCGCCAGGAGGGCTTCCGGCTAGGGGAACGGACGGTGGGCCGGATTCTGGCCTATTTGGAGGGGAGGGGACGGGTGGAGAGGGTGGCCTGCTTTCTGGCCCGGAGGGGGAGAGGGAAGGCCAGGGGAAGACCTAGGAGACCCTACGCCCGGGGTAAGCCCCGGGGATACGAAGCTCAAGCCCCTGGGGACCTGGTACAGGTGGACACCTTGATAGTGAGCCTGGGACCGGGGGAGGTGGTGCGGCACTTTTCGGCGGTGGACCTCTTTACCCGCTATGCCCTGGGGGAGGTGCACAGCCGGGCCACGGCGAGGCTAGCGGGGGAGTTTCTGTCCCGACTGGTGGCCCAGGCGCCTTTCCCCATCCGGGCGGTACAGGTGGATGGGGGTAGCGAGTTCATGGCGGAGTTTGAGGAGACATGCCGACGTTTGGGGGTTGCTCTTTTCGTGCTGCCTCCCCGGAGCCCCAAGCTCAACGGGCACGTGGAGCGGTTGCAACGGACTTTTAGGGAGGAGTTTTATACCCGAGCTTTGCCCACGAGGGTGAGCGAACTACAGGCGGAGCTCAATGCCTACCTTGACCACTACAACCGCAGAAGGCCCCACAGGGCCTTGGGTGGCCTTGCTCCCTTGGAGTTCCTGGCTAAGATATGGGGGGAGTCGGTTCCCCAAGGTGTCTCAAATGTGGTGGCCAATTACAAAAGCTTGCAAAGAGCCATGGATATGGGGTAG
- a CDS encoding alpha/beta fold hydrolase: protein MRRTGYLHLYGLNLVFDRVGRGPGVLLLAEEARAWPEDLPEGYTFYLLDLPGYGRTGGPSMAPEELAEYVAGFLVMLNLGSPPILVRGIGEAVGEVLKDRGYKVFSGASLGES, encoded by the coding sequence ATGAGGCGGACGGGGTACCTTCACCTCTACGGGCTCAACCTGGTTTTCGACCGGGTGGGAAGGGGTCCAGGGGTGCTCCTCCTGGCGGAGGAGGCAAGGGCCTGGCCCGAGGATCTTCCGGAGGGGTATACCTTCTATCTTTTGGACCTCCCGGGCTATGGCCGCACGGGTGGGCCCTCCATGGCCCCGGAGGAGCTAGCCGAGTATGTGGCAGGCTTTCTGGTCATGCTCAACCTGGGTTCCCCTCCCATCCTGGTCCGGGGAATAGGTGAGGCGGTGGGTGAGGTGCTTAAGGATAGGGGGTATAAGGTGTTCTCTGGAGCTTCCCTAGGGGAAAGCTGA
- a CDS encoding alpha/beta fold hydrolase yields MGEIRLFPGLLSPPAGLEFFLDLPSEEGAHLIAFAEGALAALKVAFQEGARSLVLLSPILRRDALLSAKLAALRLGLEARGTGGFAQVGRALFFGPKAVGSEEIFAAWKEGLSEEGVRAWLALMEGLSDERRWLRGTEARILVVQGAWDAFTPPFYGKEVADFAKGEALRFTLEEAGHLVPWEAREEVVDLVADFLSGEAFRPLPGGLAL; encoded by the coding sequence GTGGGCGAGATACGGCTTTTCCCTGGGCTTCTTTCCCCCCCGGCGGGGCTGGAGTTTTTCCTGGACCTTCCCTCGGAGGAAGGAGCTCACCTGATCGCCTTTGCGGAAGGGGCCCTTGCCGCCTTGAAGGTGGCCTTCCAGGAGGGGGCAAGAAGCCTGGTGCTCCTTTCCCCCATCCTGCGGCGGGATGCCCTTCTTTCCGCCAAGCTTGCGGCCTTAAGGCTGGGCCTCGAGGCCCGGGGAACGGGAGGATTTGCCCAGGTGGGCCGGGCCCTCTTCTTCGGCCCAAAAGCGGTGGGGAGCGAGGAGATCTTCGCCGCCTGGAAGGAAGGGCTTTCGGAGGAAGGGGTGCGGGCTTGGCTGGCCCTTATGGAAGGGCTTTCCGATGAGCGCCGCTGGCTTAGGGGCACGGAAGCCCGGATCCTGGTGGTCCAGGGGGCCTGGGATGCCTTTACCCCGCCTTTTTACGGCAAGGAGGTGGCGGACTTCGCCAAGGGGGAGGCCTTGCGCTTCACCCTGGAGGAGGCGGGCCACCTGGTGCCCTGGGAGGCCAGGGAGGAGGTGGTGGACCTGGTGGCGGATTTCCTCAGCGGTGAAGCCTTTCGGCCCTTGCCCGGAGGCCTTGCCCTATGA
- a CDS encoding PaaI family thioesterase, with protein sequence MEGKTIPQRETLDATLGVRYLKLEKEEVVAELVVTPRVHQPFGFLHGGATVALAESVASVGGFLNCPPGHAAFGLEINCNHLRKKQTGVIRAVGKPLHVGRTTQVWEVKVYDEEERLVAASRCTLAVVPLKPGT encoded by the coding sequence ATGGAAGGAAAAACCATTCCCCAGCGGGAAACCCTGGATGCCACCTTGGGGGTGCGCTACCTGAAGCTGGAAAAGGAAGAAGTGGTGGCCGAGCTGGTGGTAACCCCCAGGGTGCACCAGCCCTTCGGCTTCCTCCACGGGGGAGCCACGGTGGCCCTGGCGGAAAGCGTGGCCAGCGTGGGCGGGTTCCTGAACTGCCCACCGGGGCATGCCGCCTTCGGCCTGGAGATCAACTGCAACCACCTCCGCAAGAAACAAACAGGGGTGATCCGCGCCGTGGGGAAACCCCTGCACGTGGGACGCACCACCCAGGTGTGGGAGGTCAAGGTCTACGACGAGGAGGAGAGGCTGGTGGCGGCAAGCCGCTGCACCCTGGCGGTGGTGCCCTTAAAACCAGGAACGTAG